TTTGGCCATGTATTATATGTTTTGAGAATTTTGCCTTCACCTGGATTCCATGTGCTTTTCTTCCTCATGTATCTTTTATCGAAACTAAAATTGACCCATGGCAAAAAAAATGTGTAATGAAAGAAGGCTTTTCATCTGTACTAAGCATAGATTAATATCTATCAGACTTGCTCTGTGGAGCTAACTTTGATCAAGTGAAACTTCATACCATGCCTATTTATGAGTTGTGAGGGGATGTCATTTTGGTTGTTATAAATGAAGCTCATGCTTTAATTGCTAAATCTTTAAACTATTCagttgaaagtttttttttttttttgactgagGTTGAGTGAATCGGAAAAGCACATCATTCTTTTTTAACGGACTACCACATGCATTCGAATGATTCTGATTTTCTTATGCGAAAACatgtttttctccttttctatttggATGTCTCTTTGATGTGCTCTGAAATGCAGAATGACTTGACAGTTTGTGTAAATTAAAGAGTTCCATTTAACTTCTTCGATGAATGTATTGTTCATTTGTCTTGATATACAATAGGTTTATGTTCAGATGGCAACTTGCAAAGCTATTCTTCTTTGTTATCCTATTATGCTGAAGAATAATTGCTAACAATCAGTATATCTACAAATAATTTGTTCAAAGTTCCTGGGACATCATCAAGGCAGTGGGGCCTCATGGTCTGTAGCAGTGGAACTTTTTTGTCTTTCTTATCGAGTCAGTAGCTTTAAAGGAAAGTGGAATTAGTTTCCAGGATTTTTTTAGTAAACCTCTGTGGTGTTGTGTATGCAGTTTAGACCAGCCCGGTCAACTACTTCTCCTTTCCTGacctttaaaaaaaattctctctCCTTTCCCTTGCGTCTCTTATCTTCATGTATTCACGATGGAGGGACTAGTGGCTTAATGgtcattaatatcatgattaACAGGCGGAGCATGCATTAATGCTTGATTTGATGAAGTTTAATGCATGATAAAGATACTTTTGAATCTGCCAGCAAAACTTTTGTGTGTTCTCTCCACTTTTCTTAGATGCTTCTCATTCAAGGTTGGACAAATACTAATGAATACCATCATGCAAGTGTTACAAAATGCGTTCTATACTTTGTTTGGTTTTCTGTTTCATTCTGCCAATAAAAAAATCTGCCAGCTAAATGCTATAAGACTACATCTTTGCCACTAAAATGGTAAATATGCTGCTGAACCTTACATGTTATTCATTGTGTTCTCTTGGAAAATGAAATTTCACATCTTGGTAAGCatgtcacaactcacaaagcGTTTGAATTGTtgtatcattttttttttgtctaaagGTATTAGAAACTGTACTACATTTACACACTTCATAATTTAGGTtacccttttttttctcaattctCAGGAGCAACAAGGAGAAGTGTCAGTTACTGCAAATTTGGGAGATTCACCATGCAAGATTGAATTGTCatctctggttcctcctagtggACCGGTCAGTGTTTCACAAATTGGAGAAATAAAAGAGATCTATACAAATGTTAATCCTGAAATTTGCCTATAGTTGAAGCCATTATTCTTCGAAAATTATGCAAACAGCTATGAAAATTTTTCCATTAATGACTCTATCAACACAAATATAAAAAGCTATACAGTTGTGTAGTCCTGAAGATGGCCTACGAATGGTGAAATTTTGCTTTTGAAATTATTTGGACAACTATGAATTTTTGCAAATAATGGTCATGCAAATGCTATAACCTTTGCTGAGCCTAAGTTCAATGGTAACATGCATGAGTTGATCACACTAACGAAAATAAATTATACATATCTTTCCTGTAGCCAAGAGCAACATTCTTCTTTCCAAAGGGTGAAGTTTCAATAAAAGAGAAGATATTGGATGAGGGTGACAGAATTTTGTCAGTAAATGGCCTAGTGAAGTCACATGTTTTGAATGGAGTTTGCACAGCTGCGTACAGTGATAATGCAATGAAAATTAAATACCGCTACAAGGTAAGGCTTGTCTCTGCTTGTTTTGTTTCACTTATATTTACTACGTGCAACTCAGTGGTTCATTGATCATATTTTATAGGATGATGAGATATCATTTATCCCCAGCATCTCTTTACCATCCAATTCCCTATCATTCGCATTCAAGCGCCAACTAACGCCATCGGACAAGTTGAGGTAACTGCAAtgacataattttttttgacacatAATGTCTTGAAATTCAAACATTTATGAGAGATTGAGAAATGATAGAAACACTATATAATTATgtctcagatgcatgcatgagactGTCGCACAATATTTGGACCTGGGGCATTAGAATGCATCTAAAGGCTTGAGGATGATGTTTATAGGTGAACCCATTGGACTTATGAAACTTCTTGTTGTTTCCAGCTATTGGTACAATTTCGACACAAACTACTGGGGTGTCATCTACAAGCACAAGGAAAATAAGCATCTCAAGTGGAAAGCTGGTTACGAGTCAGACAACAGGCTTGGATATGCATCACTTTGGGTAAGGCATTCGTCCACATTTTAATGAGCTACACACGAATGAGTGGACACCTTTTCTGTTTCTGTTTTCAAAGTGTGAACGCCTTTTGCCccttttctagcattttttttGCTAAGAGAATTTCTGATAAGGCCAGGGAATGAACCTTTATTAGATGGAAAATGGTCGAAGTACTGAGGGCAGCTTGAGCTTGATCCCCTCCACTGAGATCTGTGCTCAATTCTTGCCTGGCTACCCTTCTACATGAGCTGGCTTATATGATGCTGAGCCCAACTACCAAATCTAGAGACCCTAACAACTATTAGCAGAATATCCCTTGGCCAACTAACTGAATGTGATGCCCTTGGCCGCCAGTGATCAAcctgttagatatctaggcaattttcggtatattttaattccaaaattaaatgtataaactaacaatatttctatgactttaaggagtaaaataaaacatgtgaacatgtttatacttatcacacatataagcataaacaatataaataaccaaagtttcagggagtaccctgaagcggggccgttgccagaggcattggctgcgctgttaccaactggagtagacatctactcggttggcctcagtcgaagtagtcgaactaaatcggtgcaggaagaagttcgcagtgcagtcccgcgaacggtcaccaagatgtagtcgacgtagtcgttcggctcgtccaccaggaagtagtcgtacaatcgggcaaagccttagtatttttgagcagtcacgctaaagcgttacccaaaaacctgattgcccgcctatcccgtgcaggatctcaaggcgagcaaggtttcggaggcctgctcacgctaattctgtgcgcgcagaaattagcgttggggaactcagttgttgcaactggagagggagaagagaggagccgagttgcctcagtgctctggtgcagaatggatgaggggaatggcactccttatatagtgactcaggtgctcaggatcgttgaacctggacaccatcagagtcatttaggtgatgcggttatggccattaattacagatttaattgcacgtttaatcgcacgattaattgctgtcaacggcaaaatagccatcacatcgcgccacgccgcaccgcaccgcacctgcacgtcacgtccggccgcgcacgcgcaccacaccggccggccggccggccggccgcgccgcgccgcgcctcgcctcgcctcgtctcggccacggcccggcccggcccggcgaggcgagcgagcgcgcgcgcgcgtgtggttcaccgtcctcctcttaccggcttcacaagtggtgtacacgaagtccaccttttaagtcggttgagatcctcctcaattcccggtacggaattaagcattgattccctagcattaatagtgggctttaaattcttttaatgttttagaatgaatgggccaagcccattactccaacaatccccaccaagaaattcaagccacactagaaataccctcattccctcattgatataccagtattcgacagagactgttaagttgaacttccatctaggacaaaggctacacttattcacaactgtgcaatggactatgccttgaattgccagttttgtgcaaacaagtttgaccagagccctacactggtactaggctgcataagcatccccgcggtttggagcttataagtcatactccaggcccttcatgagtttctagagaatacccaattctcatagaccatgaccagtggtcaaactcatataggtgtgttcctttcagatgttctgtaggacaacatctttgtttcaagaaaacaactcatttgtttaaaagaaaccacctggcacacattaaggtatagaccaacctgccatacagattagaagagaaatacaccttatacacggaatgagcccttttcacaaaggttctcttctcacagtcagactttagtttgtttcaccattctaattcacgggatctccgatcacataggacaggtttccactatagaatgactcacgtgggtctcaagcccaattccatagatgcattgtctatcacatttcgtgaaagaccctttgtaaactgatctgccagatttttagccgtctgaacatagtccagggctataactccggagtttctcaattttctgacagatttcaaccgccttttcacatgtctagatgacttcatgttatccttagaactattcaccttgacaattaccgtttgattgtcacagttcattaggattgccagtaacggtttttcaactatcggcaagtccataaggagctcacgaaaccactcagcctcaacagtggcggtatctaatgctgtgagttctgcttccatagttgacctcgttaagatggtctgcatgcaagacttccaggaaacagctccaccaccaagtgtaaacacatatccacttgtggcctttatctcatcagcatcagaaatccaatttgaatcactatacccttctagtacccttgggtacccggtgtagtgaattccatagttcattgtccccttcagatagcgcattactctttcaagagccttccaatgatcatctcccgggtttgaaacaaaccggctcagtttgcttacagcaaacgagatgtcaggtcttgtagcgctcgctaaatacattaatgaaccaatgatctgagaatatctcagctgatctcgcattatccttttgttctttctaagaattaaactggcatcatatggtgttgagacaggtttatagtcgctataaccaaagcgacttaacaccttctccacatagtgagactgtgtaagaatcaccccaccattgatctcttttaccagttttatattaaagataacatcagcttctcccagatccttcatctcaaaattttgagataaaaactctttgacttccttaatcacattaaggctagtgccaaagatcagtatgtcatccacatacaagcacaaaatcactccttcagccccaccatagcgatagtacacacatctgtcagcttcgttcacaacaaagccggcagaggtcaaagttctatcaaacttttcatgccactgcttaggcgcttgcttgagaccatataaagattttaacaacttacaaaccattccttcttgaccctttgatacaaacccatccggctgatccatatagatctcctcttctaactctccattgaggaaagccgtcttaacgtccatctgatgaacgagaagaccataagaggctgccagggaaagtaacacccgaattgtggtcaatcgggcaactggtgaataagtgtcaaagaaatcttctccttctttttgggtataacccttggacacaagcctagccttgtacttttcaatagtaccatctggcctaagctttttcttgaacacccacttgcatccaaccggtttacatccataaggacgttcaacgacctcccaggttccattagacataatagaatccatctcactccttactgcttccttccaatagtcagcatcaggagatgaatatgcctcttcaatggttctgggtgtatcatctatgaggtatacaatgaaatcatcaccaaaagactttacagtcctttgtctcttgctctttctcggagcatcattgttattctCCTCaagattttctacaagtgtatgttcattgtgttctatcggctcagcagagccatcatcctcgatgaactcttgtctagatgaacttgtttcatctctcatgggaaaaatgttttcaaaaaatgtagcatctctggactccattatagtaccaacatgcatgtcaggtactccagatttcactattaaaaatctatatccaacgctgtgaatagcataacctagaaagatacaatccacagttttaggtccaagcttacgtttcttggttattggcacactcacttttgccaaacaaccccatgtacgtaagtatgacagtgttggccttttcttctcccattcctcgaatggagttatctctttattctttgtaggaacacgatttaggacatgacatgcagtcaatatagcctcaccccaccattccttggaaagccccgctgtatctaacatggcgttaaccaaatccgttagagtgcggttctttctttcggcaaccccatttgactgaggtgaatagggaggcgtcctctcatgaataataccatgttcctcgcagaataaagtaaataaatttgagaaatactcgccaccacgatctgacctaactcttttgatctttctctcaagttggttttctacttcagctttatagattttaaagtagtataaagcttcatcttttgacttcaacaaatagatgtaacaaaatctagtactatcatcaatcaaagtcatgaaatattttttaccaccttttgtcaacactccattcatttcgcacaaatcgaaatgaattaattctaagggtgccaagctccttgcctccgcggtcttatgaggcttacgagtttgttttgattcaacacatacatgacacttagaatttttgacaaaagtgaactttggaattaagctcaaattagctaagcgcatcatacaaccaaaattaacgtgacaaagcctcgaatgccaaacatttatttcatcaacgttaataacattgtatgcaattttattacaaacatctgacaaagaaagacggaacaagcctccgctttcataaccttttccaacaaaagtaccaaacttagacaagatacatttattggactcaaagactaatttgaaaccatctctacacagtagagagccgctgactaaattcttcttgatggtggggacatgctgtacgttcttcagctgcacggtcttccccgaagtaaacttcagatttaccgtaccaacaccaagaacacgcgcatgtgatccgttccccatcagcaaggaggaagtcccgccggtctggtaagaagagaacaaagaagcatcagcacaaacatgaatattagcaccagtgtcaacccaccactcgggtgaaccaaacactgaaagaacagtaggtaataaattaccgtaccccgatgttcctccaggctcgctaataaccatgttggcggagtcgttgcctttgcggttcggacactttgcagcaaagtgatccgtactagcgcacacatagcaagctcccgtcttcttcttcttcttaaaagtggttgtcttcttagtctttggttggttctgcggtggctttttcttgttcttgtgggagttgttcttctgaacaagattggcacttgaagcaccaacaactcctttcccacgtatgtcctttgctctcgccttctcatcaacatcaagagtccctatgagtccatctattgtgaactcctgtctcttgtgttttagagaagtagcaaagtccctccaagaaggtggcagcttagagattatacctccagtcacaaacttattgggtaacacacatggggactctttgctgcaatttttgagatcttttgccagagtatgtatttcatgagcctgttccactacagaacggtcttcgaccatcctgtactcaaggaactgctccatgatatacaactcactcccggcgtcagatactccatattgagcctcaagagcatcccacaatgctttgccagttggcagccggatataagaatccaccaggttatcactaagaacactaatgatcaagcctcgaaagaggatatcagcctcatcgaacgcactcccttcctctggagagaattgttcaggcttaccctctttcacatggatcactctcgatagtgttaaccacagtataagccgctcttgccaacgtttgtaatttgaaccatcacaaaaggtgatggtttgattgatgcagcaaagctagataccgaaagcctattaacacaatcaggtttttggattgttagatatctaggcaattttcggtatattttaattccaaaattaaatgtataaactaacaatatttctatgactttaaggagtaaaataaaacatgtgaacatgtttatacttatcacacatataagcataaacaatataaataaccaaagtttcagggagtaccctgaagcggggccgttgccggaggcattggctgcgctgttaccaactggagtagacatctactcggttggcctcagtcgaagtagtcgaactaaatcggtgcaggaagaagttcgcagtgcagtcccgcgaacggtcaccaagatgtagtcgacgtagtcgttcggccaccagaatgtagtcgacgtagtcgttcggctcgtccaccaggaagtagtcgtacaatcgggcaaagccttagtatttttgagcagtcacgctaaagcgttacccaaaaacctgattgcccgcctatcccgtgcaggatctcaaggcgagcaaggtttcggaggcctgctcacgctaattctgtgcgcgcagaaattaacgttggggaactcagttgttgcaactggagagggagaagagaggagccgagttggagaagagaggagccgagttgcctcagtgctctggtgcagaatggatgaggggaatggcactccttatatagtgactcaggtgctcaggatcgttgaacctggacaccatcagagtcatttaggtgatgcggttatggccattaattacagatttaattgcacgattaattgctgtcaacggcaaaatatcCATCACATCgcgccgcaccgcacctgcacgtcacgtccggccgggcctcgtctcggccacggcccggctcggcgaggcgagcgagcgcgcgcgtggttcaccgtcctcctcttaccggcttcacaagtggtgtacacgaagtccaccttttaagtcggttgagatcctcctcaattcccggtacggaattaagcattgattccctagcattaatagtgggctttaaattcttttaatgttttagaatgaatgggccaagcccattactccaacacaaCCGCGATGTGAGATCAAGCACAAGAACACCAGATTCAATCGGGGAGGGCGATGAACCCTGAACCCCTTCTCTGTTCGAGAGTATTTTCCATAGAAGCAAAGTCTGCTTTCCCCGTTACAACTCGGCACAGTATATAGCACTGGCCTGTCACTGACCCATAGGGTCCACAACGCACGCCTCACACGTGTTCACCAGAATACGTTACAGAGATACCAAAACGTAATACGCCTTTACACCGACGCCACGACACTGAACTCCTCGCTGCCTACACCTGCTGCTCTGCCGATGAAGTAGAGGCTTCGGCCTCTTTCTTCTTGCGACCCTACTGGCCATACATCTGGCCCACGTATGCATCCATAACAATTTCTCAATTATGAATCAAATGACATTTTTTTTGCCTTTCACTGAAATATTGGAATTAACTGATATAAAATATGGCATGTAGGTTGGAGATGCTGGCGGCAGTACAAAGGAGGTGCCTTTGAAGGCCAAAGTTCATTTCACACTTAAGGTTCCTCAGGACAACGTACAGAATTCTGTTGTAGTGTTTCACGTGAAGAAAAGATGGGATTTTTAGGTTCTAACCATGTAAGCATGTGCACACAGATAAAAGAGAGAACCAACAGGGAACTGGAATGCATGTAAATTTGTTGTCCAGCTAATTTGTTACATGCAGATGCCATGAATAAaatatgtgatgtttttttccaGTCGCATTCGCATTGGTGGCCAACAGGAATATTTTGATAAGCTATTCACAGAAGCATAATGTCATGAAGATGAATTTTGATGGTTTATCTGGGTTTTACTGATACATTTCCTGTAATCACACTTGATTCCCTTTGGAGTTATCAAAGTCCGAACAAGAAATCTCCGAATCTCAATTATCAATAAGATAACAGCGACATATTTTGCGCTGGTATACTTATTTGCAGATGCTGCTTCTACATTTATCATCACAGGTCCTTGCCTCCACCAGAACTCAGTTTCCATTGGCATCTAAGGCTAGGCTGGTGTCCATTGAAGTTGGACAGGGTGTGGCTAGATGCCACCCGGCACATCTCTGTTGGGGTCAAGTAGCATTCTCGCTCTTTCTGGGCAGTCCTGGAGCCAACAAAATGCGAAGACCATGAGGAAGAAAGTTGAGACTCTTCAGAGGCTTTTCTGTTATCGAATTCATCAGATCCTAGTTACCTGCAATGTTCAAACCTTGTGTTGCCTCGTCATCCTGCGAGGCATCACAATAGACTCAGCAGGATTCAATGGACCAAGCTCCGACATAGATAAAATATAATTGTGTTGCAATTTTTTTAGAAACCTTTCATCAGGAAAACAAATCTCCAGCAGCTCTGACCTAATTAAAAAACGGTTTGGCAACATGATTAGAGTAGACTAAAGATATCAAAAGTTCTCCTCAACAAGACCAGTGCTACCTTTTCTCTTCAGCACCAAAGCAAGAACTTCCCTGCCTCTAAGATGTGCCTATGAAGACTATCTTTCGTAAACACTGAATTAATGAAAACAAATAGCATCTCTTTGAGAAATATTCTGCCCTTTTTCCCAAAGAAAATATATTAGTTTTTGGTTTCATCTTTGCAACTTTTGACCAAAGATTAGTCAAATTATGTGTGTTTCTTGTACAAAGATTAGTCAACAGGTTCTCATTTCAGGGACATCTAAGATGATGTTAATTCTGTAGCAACTGACAATATattgcaaaagaaattaaatgtCAAAAATCTACTTTTGAAGACTTCTCTACAAAAAATACGCCCTACGTTAATGGAAAGAGATAGTAATAGTATAAGTGGGAAATTTTGCATTTATCAAAGGAAAAATCTATCCAAGGTCTCTCATTTTCTCCAGCAGCTGCTGCAAAACCGGATAGCTCCAACTGTCAAAATTACGCAAACCATGTCCTAAGGTCACTATATATAAAATGCATGCTTAGATTGCTGCTTTGCCTGAAGCATAAGCACCACCCTCCTTGAAGGGTGAGCAACTATGCTAGGTGTTTGAGTCCTAAATGGACCACTTAGCACTTGTGCCACCACATATATGCTGCTTGAATCCTCGTTTTTTTCATTCTCATGTTGCCCACATAAGCTAGCTCATGTTGTTGGTACTACTTGATACTCAGTACATAAATGTAAATGAAGTTTTCACATGTCAGAGGTATATTAGCGAGTCACATTGTACTAAACAAATCTAAGGCATTATTTTACTTTTATATCTCTGTGCAAATAGACAGTTTAATTATCAGTATTAACCGTTTGTTCTGTGCTTATTGTTCTTTTGcatgtgtattttgcatatacCATTCACGTGTTGCTCTGGTCTGTTGGGGTAGGGGAGGAATAAAGTGTTCCTGGCATGTGGGTGCAAGTTGATGGTATGATTATTAACATGGCTGAAAGATCATTCAAAAACACCAACTCGGCCTTGTTATGTAATCTACACTGGTTTCGATGTTTTGGGGGATATGTGAGGAATAGGGTTGCACATGAGTGATTGACAGAAGGAAACTAAACCATAGGACGAGTTTGAGGGACCACAACGGATGTACTTTTTATGAAAAGAAATCTA
The nucleotide sequence above comes from Panicum virgatum strain AP13 chromosome 3K, P.virgatum_v5, whole genome shotgun sequence. Encoded proteins:
- the LOC120696970 gene encoding outer envelope pore protein 37, chloroplastic-like isoform X2; translated protein: MAAPALLPPPPMDEGSAAPPAPASLDLAPPPQEPEPPLLLRRPPIRVTSEFDSEQRLFSHRLSCRVLDGFAKLRLRVSHAAGGGGIAWGPPDFALLARNFSVVVDPASRGAVLRGAADLAGSLRLQASHSTKEQQGEVSVTANLGDSPCKIELSSLVPPSGPPRATFFFPKGEVSIKEKILDEGDRILSVNGLVKSHVLNGVCTAAYSDNAMKIKYRYKDDEISFIPSISLPSNSLSFAFKRQLTPSDKLSYWYNFDTNYWGVIYKHKENKHLKWKAGYESDNRLGYASLWVGDAGGSTKEVPLKAKVHFTLKVPQDNVQNSVVVFHVKKRWDF
- the LOC120696970 gene encoding outer envelope pore protein 37, chloroplastic-like isoform X1 — protein: MAAPALLPPPPMDEGSAAPPAPASLDLAPPPQEPEPPLLLRRPPIRVTSEFDSEQRLFSHRLSCRVLDGFAKLRLRVSHAAGGGGIAWGPPDFALLARNFSVVVDPASRGAVLRGAADLAGSLRLQASHSTKNCQSGEQSYIHVGCSAHCLSVSCNYEYNKSIVSCIHLDRCFQFKYESRKEQQGEVSVTANLGDSPCKIELSSLVPPSGPPRATFFFPKGEVSIKEKILDEGDRILSVNGLVKSHVLNGVCTAAYSDNAMKIKYRYKDDEISFIPSISLPSNSLSFAFKRQLTPSDKLSYWYNFDTNYWGVIYKHKENKHLKWKAGYESDNRLGYASLWVGDAGGSTKEVPLKAKVHFTLKVPQDNVQNSVVVFHVKKRWDF